The DNA sequence ATATGAGCAATGCTCATTATATTATTCATGAATACTATCAACACTACAACTACTAATGTAGTTATTATAGATCCAATATAGGGTATTAAAATTAGAGGTTTCAATGTTCTCCATTTCTCTCTTTCAACCAGTTCTATCATCTCGGCAAAATTTGCCAAGCTTTCAAGAGTTTCGGGAGTTCCTCCTCCAACTTCTATGCTTTCAGTTAAAAGAAACATCGTTATTCTAGCAAGCCAGCTTTTCACGTTCTTCGCGAAATCGTCGTATATGCTTGATAAAGGTCTACCCCATCCAATTTTTTTCGCTATTAGTTCAAGATGTTTCGTGAATCTCCCATAGTCTCTTGTTGATAGATTTATAATACACTTCTCGGGCGATAGTCCCGTTTTTCTTACCTCAACTAGGTCTCTTAGAAAACGGGTTATTCCGAATTCTATTCCTTTATATTCTTTCATGAAATACTCTGTGGCGATCCATGCCGGTATTAAACCTATTATCATTCCAAGAGCCATACCGACTCCTGCTTCAAACCCCTCTCTTAATCCGAGATGATGAGTTACTTCTGAAATGAAGTTTTTATATGGTTGTAAAGGAGGCGGTGTAGGTGTAACGAAATATGGTATTGTAAATAGGACAGAGAGAATTATCGTTATTGGTAATGAAATTGTGAAATATATATAATATGGCCTATTATCGGACGTCGGATATTTCGGCTGCATCATATCAGCTAAGTATATAAATAATGCTGAAATTAACGGCATTAGCACATACGCAAACAACACAAATTCTGCTCCGCTCATGAGGGGCAGCATAGCCTGAGCCAAAGCTTGGTTGACAATGAAAATTGAGTATATTGAAAGAGCTAAAACAACTATAATCGCCATATAAGCTTCCATAAGCATGCCCACTCTTTCAGCGATTGCTCTTACTTCTGAGATTCTATCTTTAAACATCATTTCCGTTTGCTTATGAAGGTAGTGGACTACATCGCCTCCAGTTTTTAGAGTCGCTGCATATCCTAGCATCAGCTCTTTATATTGCCTATTAGGCACGTTTTTTGCCGATTCTTCAATAGCAGTTAAAGGATCTTTCCCCAGTGCTTTAACGTTTATAAAGAATTTTATTGCTTCTTTTCTAACCTCCTGGAACAGATATTTAGGAGCTTTTGCCAAGCGTTCAAAGCTGATATATGGTGATACCCCACCAGTAGCCATCGTAGATATGTAAGCGGCCAAGTATGGCGACTCCAAACTAAGCCTTGAAGCTCGGTTTAATTTAACAATTGAAGGAATTGCAGCCATAATTCCAGCGATTAGTAATGGTACACCAATTATTGAAGCTATTGATATTGCTAGGACAATGTGAGGCGTTGGAACAACTATAAAACCTTGAAGATATGCCGCTATAAGCGATGCTGAAAATATGAAGTTTAGAATTAGCGAAATTATAAAAGCCAAACCTATAAGAGAGGCATAAGCTTCAGGATACATTTTCATATCTGCTGCTTTAATATCAGATTCCATATTTTTGAATATTTTAAAGAAATATTTACCAATCCACCAAAAGCTCGCATAAACATAAGCTACAAAGCTCAATGTTTCTCACCTTTTTCTTCTACGTGTTTTTTGCCTTTTTCAGTTAATTCAAAGCCTACGAGTGGAGCCCCTTGTGAGTAAACCACCGTGCTCTTAATTAGCTTATTCTTGTTTAATTCCCTTATGTAACTCCATATGCTCAGAGGATTTATGTTTAAGTGCCTGGCTATTGTTTTATAGTCTAGCGGTTTACCCTTGTCATATAATATTTTTAGTATTTTCTCTTGTATCTCGTTTTCACTAACCTCGGATGGATGCTCGGTAACAAGTTTTGGTTCTGTAGCTTCTTCCTCTATGACAGCCGACTTTGCTACGGAAACTTCTTCTCTACCAGTTTCTACTTTTTTTAAAGCTACTACTGGATTAGTACTCGGCGACGCTACCGATGGTATTACTGCTTTGGCCATTTTCTTTACTTCTTCTGGAAACATGTAGAATTTGGTTATTATCTTAGATACATCTCCAACATTTCTCACTTTATTTTTGATCATCCATTCTATTATTCTCTTCCTATCCTCAATTTCCTCCTTCAACTTAGAAAGTGGAATACCTGTTCTCAAAGATAGAATAGTTAATAGGTAACTTTCATTCACTATCTCATATTTATCGGTGAGTGGATTCCATTTTATTATTTCGATATAGTTGTCATAGTCTTTTATCTCCCAAACTGTTTTAACTCTTCTAGCAAATCCACCACGTGGTAGAGGAGTT is a window from the Thermoproteales archaeon genome containing:
- a CDS encoding type II secretion system F family protein, yielding MSFVAYVYASFWWIGKYFFKIFKNMESDIKAADMKMYPEAYASLIGLAFIISLILNFIFSASLIAAYLQGFIVVPTPHIVLAISIASIIGVPLLIAGIMAAIPSIVKLNRASRLSLESPYLAAYISTMATGGVSPYISFERLAKAPKYLFQEVRKEAIKFFINVKALGKDPLTAIEESAKNVPNRQYKELMLGYAATLKTGGDVVHYLHKQTEMMFKDRISEVRAIAERVGMLMEAYMAIIVVLALSIYSIFIVNQALAQAMLPLMSGAEFVLFAYVLMPLISALFIYLADMMQPKYPTSDNRPYYIYFTISLPITIILSVLFTIPYFVTPTPPPLQPYKNFISEVTHHLGLREGFEAGVGMALGMIIGLIPAWIATEYFMKEYKGIEFGITRFLRDLVEVRKTGLSPEKCIINLSTRDYGRFTKHLELIAKKIGWGRPLSSIYDDFAKNVKSWLARITMFLLTESIEVGGGTPETLESLANFAEMIELVEREKWRTLKPLILIPYIGSIITTLVVVVLIVFMNNIMSIAHMSVAVISLTRTFLPPIVLNSYITGLTAGKISTERVYGGFLHALLLVLTTLVAMMVAPLLAQYIQIGV